The sequence TCCATGGAGATGGATGGAAGCTTCTCATGAACATCAAGAAGGATTTGAGCTGTAGGTTTTTTCTTTTCAAGGATTTGATTGCTTCTTGAGAGATATCTTGCTCTTCTGTTCTGGAACCAAACCTATAAAACAATGAAACGTTTAGTGGAAATATCTTCTTACATTTGGTCTGTTTCATATATTGTGTTGAATGCCATTAAATAAATCTAATAGAGGTAAGATGGCCGGTATAATAGTCATAAATATCACAATGAATATACAAAATGCTCACAATTCTCATAATAATAAGGATAATATAAATAACAAACTTttaattattatcattattatttcatacaaatactcataatTAATATTTCTTGTATCATTACCAATATCCTGGGTTCTGGGATCCCTGTGACCTGAGAAATACGACATCTGCTCAGAAAATCTGGATACGGGTTACAGTCAAACTGGTTCTGAAGGAACTTGATCTGCTCCTTACTGTAGATGGTTTTCTTTCTGGATTTGGCGCCGGAAGGCATTATCTCTACTCTGGGCTTCTTACATCCATTCTGTCCATCATCAGTATTTTTTCCTATAGaaagagaatatttttttttttagagaactttaaattaaaaattaaaaatacaatatTTATATTATACTAATATATTAAATGTACAATATTATCTTCAgttgtatatatgtataatttctattaaatatatttttccatatGTGTGTTCCACTGAATAACATtatttattactattatatttGTTATATACATTCTCATTATTTAAAAATTGAATTATAGATAATTATACAGTTCTATTAATGCTTTAATAACTAtaaattaatagaaaatatataaaataaatactttTGAGTGGATTCCTCGGTTTGTTCTCCTTGTTAGTCTTAGAGATTGTCACGTTCGTTATGTTTTGTCCCATTCTCTTCCCAGTCTGGGATCCTTCATAAATCCCTAAGATAGAACATAGTTCACACACTGTCTGCTGGACGATAGCTGAGTGATGAAGAGCTTCCTGTGTCTCCTTCTGTGAAATAAAATGACAAGAAGTAAAGAAATGATTTGATAGATGATCCTGGCTCCTCAGGGGAGGAGATAATGCTGGATAGTCTTCTTCTAGAGAGAGGACAGTGCAGAGGACCTGGTCTAGCTCCACATCCATGACTGATCTCTTCAGCTTCTCTTGGTAAAATGATGGCTTCAACATTTTGGGGAACTTATATCAGCCAGGACATGTGTATTGGAGTACAAAAAGAGGAATTACTTTTTGAAGTTTTTGTAATATTGGGGCTGCACCCACTTCTTTGATCCTTCTACCTCATCTTCACACCTCTGCCCATCATATACATAAGGTCTTTAGTATGTAAATAGACTTTACCATTGTGCCTGACATCAAAGATTCCTTATTATATACAAGTAAGGAGCACCAAGCAAGTCAAGAAATGCAATGTCATCCTGTATATTCtatgttcttttttatttttcactttattcatATAATCTAGAATTTTTACAACCTTTACATGCTTTGTACAGGATATGATATAAGCTATCTAAGAACTATAGAATAAGTTATTAAATAAGTTTTCCAGGATGTTactattgctgacctatcctcctATGTAATatgctggagaacccctttaaactattaATAAGAACCCTGAATGTTACAATATGAATGAATTTTTAAAAACATCTGACACAACCAGTGAAACTTAAGTCTCTTTGATGCTTCTTCTCAGTTTCCTCTTTTGCTTTGTCCTTACCTTTATATTCTGGGTACATTGTGGGAGCCCCATGATGTAAATGAACTCCTCAAGAGTCTGAATATCCTTGGTAGAAAAAGAAGTATACAAAATATtgctttattaaataaatatttcGTAAAATCGGTTtctgagtgttttatactgataatctatcctaaAGAATTCACAATGCTCAGCAAAGCACCATGGTTTCTGCAGCAGTTGACCGTGGGTGTGTCAGGAGTCAGACCTCCAACAGTCAGATACAGATGACCCATAAAACACTTAAAAATCTTTAATACTTTATGTGCTGTTCCTTTGAGAACCCAAATAAATACACTATACATAATATACAGAGGTCCCCATTGATGCAGTATCTCACTACATCCAGATGTCCTCTATGGAGATGGATGGAAGCTTCTCATGAAGTTAAGGAAGGATTTGAGGAGTTTTTGTCTtctccaggatttgatttcttcttGAGAGATATCTTACTCTTCTCTTCTGGAACCAAACCTATAAAACAATGCAACGATTAGTGAAAATATCTTCTTACATTTGGTCTCTTTTATATATTGTGTTGACTGACATGAAATAAATCTAATAGAGGTAAGATGGCCTGTTTATTAGTTGTAAATATCATAATGAATATATAAAATGCTCACTGACAATCAATTCTCATAATAATAAGGATGATATAAATAACAAACATttaattatcattattatttcatACAAATACTAATAATTAATATATCTTATGAATAAAAGAGCTGTAAACCCGCGCTGACTAAAAGTGCTCAAATATGTCCAATGTTCCTGGTTAATATATATTATTACTTAGTCACAGTTAGAGTTTTTACTTGCTCCAGGCTTGCTCAGGTAAGCCGGATTACATACAAGCTGGTTGGTGCTTGCATCCTCTCGCGGTCATTCCATGGTAGATTCGCGATATCTTCAAGCTTCTGTCACTCACATGCGCGCGGCTCCGGCCGATAGCTCGCGCATTTGGGTAGAAGCCGCTTGATGTTGTCAGGGAGACAGCTTCTTCTGTGTGATGTCACACCGTGCTTGCCACGGATGCCTCTTAGGTCCACACTACAGCCGACGCGTTTCGAAATTCACGGATTTCTTCCTCAGGTATTAATATATCTTGTATCATTACCTGTATATTGGGTTCTGGGGTCCCTGTGATCTGAGAAATACGACATCTGCTCAGAAAATTTAGATACGGGTTACAGTCAAACTGGTTCTGAAGGAACTTGATCTGCTCATTACTGTAGATGGTTTTCTTTCTGAATCGGGCACCGGAAGGCATTGTCTCTACTCTGGGCTTCTTACATCCATTCTGTCCATCGTCAGGATTTTTACctataaaacaaaaaacacaacatTTTTAGAGAACTTGAAAACGATATATTATTTGGATATATATAGCTAATATAACAAATAGAATATTATCTTATATAGCATATGTCTTCTCAATATAAttttatattctatatttttgtacAATTATTTCaaatattgttcttatataaaaaataattatcatataaaacaatatacagtatatatatatatatatatatatataaaatctaatTGAAATACATTTTCCAGTGTACAAAATATAACCTCTATAACACCgaagcccaacctgcggccctcctgctcttgcaaaactacaaatcccagcatgccaggacagcctatagctattagggcatgctggtatttgtagtttTCCTACAGCTAGAGGgtagcaggttgagcatcccttcaCTATAAGCTAGCCCCTAAATCATGGGTTTTACTGTATAACATtatttattactattatatttattatatacattCTCATGCTTTGATAACTGTAAatcaatctaaaaaaaaaatagaagaaataCTTTTGAGTGGATTCCTCAGTTTGTCCTCCTTGTTAGTCTCAGGGATTGTCAAGTTCGTTATGTTTTGTCCCATTCTCTTCCCAGTCTGGGATCCTTCATAAATCCCTAAGAAAGAACATAGTTCACACACTGTCTGCTGGAGGATAGCTGAGTGATGAAGAGCTTCCTGTGTCTCCTTCTGTGAAATAAAATGACAAAAGATAAAGAAATGATTTGATAGATGATCCTGGCTCCTCAGGGGAGGAGATATTGCTGGATAGTCTTCTTCTAGAGAGAGGACAGTGCAGAGGACCTGGTCTAGCTCCACATCTATCACTGGTCTCTTCAGCTTCTCTTGGTAAAATGATGGCTTCAGCATTTTGAGGAAACTTATATCAGCCAGGCCATGTGTATTGGAGTACAAAAGAGGAATTACTTTTTGAAGTTTTTGTAATATTGGGGCAGCGCCCACTTCTTTGATCCTTCTACCTCATCTTCACACCTCTGCCCATCATATACATTGtgtatacacaatatacataaGGTCTTTAATATGTAAATAGACCTTACCATTTTGTTTGACATCAAAGATGAGTAAGGAGCATCAAGCAAGTCAAGAAATGCAGTGTCATCCTGTAAATTCTATgtactttttacttttttcatataatctgtttattttatatttaccTGCTTTATCCAGTATATGTTTTAAGTTATCTATGAACAATTATGATTAAACTATAGCCTAATttcttaaaatggttttccaggatttttctaTTGCTGACCTGTCATCTCATGTAATAtgctggagaacccctttgaaCTATTGAATAAGAACCCTGAATGGTTTAATTTGAATGAATTTTTAAGAACATCTGTCACAACCAGTGAAACTTATATCTCTTTGCTGCTGTCTTCTCACTTTCGTCTTTTGCGTTGTCCTCAGTTTCATATTCTGGGTACATTGTGGGGGCTGTATGATGAAAATAAACTCCATAAGAGTCTGAATATCGATGGTTAAAAGAGTTTAATAAATTGCATTATTAAATTAATATTACTTAAAATGGCTTTCCATGTGTTTTATACTGATAATCTATAATCAAGAGTCCACATTGCTCACCGACGCTCCAAGGCTTCTTCAAACAGATTATTGTGGGGTACCAGGAGTCATGAAATACCAATAAAATACTTTAAAAAACTTATTTGACTCTTTATAGGCTCCTTTAAGAACCCAAAAAGATACTCTATAAATAATATACAGAGGTCCCCATTGATGCAGTATCTCAGTACATCCAGATGTCCTCCACAGAGATGGATGGAAGTTTCTCATGAGTATCAAGAAGGATTTGATCTTGCTCTTCTAGTCTGAAACCAAACCTGTAAAACAATGAAAGGTTTAGTAGAAATATCTTCTTACATATGGTCTCTTTCATATATTATGTTGACTGCCATTAAATAAATCTGAGAGAGGTTAAGGTGTCATAAATATCACAATGAATATATAAAATGGACACGATTTTCAAAAACATaatagcaataataataaaaagaagtaattattaccattattattattattatatacaaatactaataaattatatttcttgTATCATTACCTGTATACTGGGTTCTGGGATCCCTGTGAAATACGACATCTGCTCACAAAATCTGGATACGGGTTACAGTCAAAATGGTTCTGAAGGAACTTGATCTGCTCATTACTGTAGatgtgtcacggtcatattggtgtttgaccgtgacgcggttgccatgcagactggttgccggtggcaatgtgt is a genomic window of Bufo bufo chromosome 1, aBufBuf1.1, whole genome shotgun sequence containing:
- the LOC120988730 gene encoding uncharacterized protein LOC120988730; its protein translation is MDSELDQVLSTVLSLEEDYPAMSPTLVDQCHPPASNTMHLFPGFFCSTDAQQDLQCSLTLRESLLEIYNLVRIQQQAQVGKKLDLKKPSKIVKIPSSSSTFNYVPNEEFPTTAKRKFHEQENPVYKKARMEEDEMRTTASKNRGIKRTNYNKEQIAFLTSEFERNPYPDFTSRCRIGRLTGISEQRIQIWFQNRRARHLLQPSKSAQEAQNGNFPATEKTWNGYNENPPILQLYGAAPSADPSWILSDMASKETQEALHHSAILQQTVCELCSFLGIYEGSQTGKRMGQNITNLTIPETNKEDKLRNPLKSKNPDDGQNGCKKPRVETMPSGARFRKKTIYSNEQIKFLQNQFDCNPYLNFLSRCRISQITGTPEPNIQKETQEALHHSAIVQQTVCELCSILGIYEGSQTGKRMGQNITNVTISKTNKENKPRNPLKRKNTDDGQNGCKKPRVEIMPSGAKSRKKTIYSKEQIKFLQNQFDCNPYPDFLSRCRISQVTGIPEPRILVWFQNRRARYLSRSNQILEKKKPTAQILLDVHEKLPSISMEDIWMY